CTTAGAATCtgtcaaatgttaaaaaatgttaaaatatagccTTAGAGTCAGTCTACTGCTAAGAGTCTATGGTAAAAGTTACTAATGAAGGTAAATCAAATAGTGTTGCTGCTAGGAGTACATATTCTAATAGTTCCGACTGAATGATATACTTATCTTGTTTAAGGCTATAACCAGATATGCAGCCTCAGTGAGAAACAATAGACTGAGAATCTGCATTTAAACTGTTTAATGTGAGAATTTTTagtaagaatattttgccactgatgatgataataatggcGCCTAAGAACTACCAAaaattgatgtttgtctctatggcttgaaaaaAAAGTGATAtcctacagcgataaaaaccgtcttaATTGCCGtcgggcaaataacttttcgaataaatgatgttgaggtcgagttatctaaagcaatttatcattgcgagggaacgaaccaaacaacTCCGTGCGAGTTAACCTTGTATTTGAGATGAAATCTTACAGTTATTTGAGGGTGCGTTATCTGAGTTTGGCTCTACTTAACCacagaaagttcctaaaaagttggggcggctcagcagGCCAGCCGTCCCAGGAAATAAGGGGCTGACTAGGAGTAAATGTTCGATAAGTTCCTACAATATATTGTACTTATCTTCTCTGAGCCTACAACCAGGTGTACAACTTCACTGAGTAATAATATACTGAAAACCTGCAtttaaactgttgaaaattttaaataaaactacATCATTTTTGTGCTttctcaaacattgtgattctATCTTTAGCAAAGGCAAAAGTTGTTCTATAGGAAAAATATACTACTATATTTCTAGGAAACAGCTCATGTTTCTATTTAAAACTGTAGTGAGTAGTAAGAAAATTCATGAATCAGGAGAGTTCAGCTAAGTGCTGACTAATAGCTGCCACAAGGtgttgagctgctaacatccctttaatcctatcagttttgaataaggaattaaaatactcagactatTATTATCCAAGAGAGAGCAGAGGTGATGAGTGATTAGCAAGAGTGTTGGCTGAAGAGAAGAGGctgaactgacagcatttaacACAGAGCCAGAGCTGAACTGCTTTTTCAGCCCACTGCAGTCTCTATGCAAGAAAAATGTAGATGGAAATCCCCAGCGCATGTTTATAAAGATACGTTGGGGGGCAACTTGAAGAGTTATGCAatagagtagtacaagtgagtagctggtatcacactgtataataatactACCTGCTAATACTGGCTGCTGCCAGCTCTTAAGCAGCTCTACTGACTCTTTCTTTCCCTCAGACTCTGCATCCTCCAGAGGAGTTCTACTGTTCATGTTCATTCTATTGACGAGAACAGAGACTTTATCAGGAGGGATGGAGGTCAGCATAGACTGTAGAACTGTTGTGTGTCCCATGTAGGCTGCCTTGTGCAGTGCTGTGTTTAGGCTGCTATCCTGTATGCTGAGCAGGGAGACTCGTTGCCTGCCTGACAGGCTGATCAGTAGAGTCTCTACTATCTCTGTATATCCTCTACCCACAGCCACTGTTAGAGCTGTCCAACCCAGTTCGTCCTTCTCAGCTAGCAGCTTATACTTCTTACCAGAGGACACAGTATGAAGCAACAGCTCTACTAACTCTCTATCTCCCTTCTCCACAGCCCTGTGCAGAGCTGTATGTCCATCCTTAGTCTTCTCAaacagcaactcatctgctattCCTCTCAATGGACTGAGTAACAGATGAGCTACTTCAGGGTGGTCTCGGTAGATAGCCAATAGCAGAGCTGTATACGACTTACTGCCTCTGATTGTTCTTATAAGCTGAAATAGCCGATCAGGAGGGGTGGTTGTTAGAGCAGCCTTAAGATAGGTAATGTCGGGA
Above is a genomic segment from Watersipora subatra chromosome 6, tzWatSuba1.1, whole genome shotgun sequence containing:
- the LOC137398356 gene encoding 26S proteasome non-ATPase regulatory subunit 10-like, which produces MEQWIREYIRANGAPDITYLKAALTTTPPDRLFQLIRTIRGSKSYTALLLAIYRDHPEVAHLLLSPLRGIADELLFEKTKDGHTALHRAVEKGDRELVELLLHTVSSGKKYKLLAEKDELGWTALTVAVGRGYTEIVETLLISLSGRQRVSLLSIQDSSLNTALHKAAYMGHTTVLQSMLTSIPPDKVSVLVNRMNMNSRTPLEDAESEGKKESVELLKSWQQPVLAAHAATYQKFAALHKADNQKSKALTNQGAELAESKQQIVALQEEDNRKTAELANQREELVESQQQIVALQEANNQMTADMAAMMERLNRLDIYLRTPTDTDETGDQLHEPLG